In Planctomycetota bacterium, the DNA window GGCTTGGCTCGGTGGTCGTCGGCGGGCTGCTGGTCTCGACGATCTTCACGCTGGTGCTCACGCCGCTGCTGTTCAGCCTCGCCCTGGACATGCAGGCGGCCGCGCGGCGGGCGTTCACTCGGCTGGACGCCGCGCCCGCCGACCGCGCCGCACGTGCTCCATCGCCCGTGGCTGCGCCAGCCACCGAGCCGCAGCCGGCGTGAGTGCTCGATGCGAGCCAGCAGTCCGGTTCAGCCCGAGCCCGGCCGCTCGGCCCATCGCATCTTGGAGATCAGCCGCTCCCAGTAGCCCATATCCGGGTTGACGACGAGCCGCAGAGGACGCCCGGCAACGCGGACGCGGACGACGTCACCCGGCTCGAGCGGCTCGACCCGCTGCCCGTCGAGCACCGCCGACGTCCCGAGGCCGTCGTTCTCGTTGATGCGCTCGGCGCCGATGCTGATCGTGCTGGCCGCGGGCACCACGATGGGCCGGAAGCTCAGCGAGTGGGCCGCGATGGGCGTCATGACCATCGCCGGCAGCGTGGGTTCGAGGATCGGCCCGCCCGCAGCGGCGTTGTAGGCGGTGCTGCCCGTGGGCGTGGACACGATCAGGCCGTCGCCCGCCACGCGTGGGCCGGGCTGCCCGTCGATCTCGACCCGCAGGTCGATCATGCGGAAGGGCGCCCCGTTGCAGATCGCCACGTCATTCAGCACCGTGGCCCGCAGGGCGGCCTCGCCGTTGCGGACGATCTCGACCTCGAGTGCGGCCACATCGCGGAGCGGCATCGTCTCGCTGAGCACCCGCGGCGCATGGCGGAGGAACCCATCCAGGTCGAACTCTGCAAGAAAGCCGAGCTTGCCGAAGTTCACGCCGAGCAGGGCCGCGCCCGTCTCGACCGCCCGCGATCCCAGCCCGAGCAGCGTGCCGTCGCCGCCGAGCACGATGGCCAGGTCGGCACGCGGCGCACCACCGACGCCACCGAGCGACGCGCCGTCATCGAGCGTGTCGTAGCGGCCTAGCAGCTCGGCGTGGGATTCGATGGCCTCCCGCACGACCGGGGCGGCATCCACCGCGTCGGGCTTGCCGGCGTTGACCACCAACGCCACGCGGAGGCGACGTCCGTCGAGGCGCTCCGCGTCGGTATCGGCGGGCTGGGTGGTCTGCGGGGCCATCGTCCATGGTATCGGCCGGTACCATCGGGCCATGCACCGACCGGGCAGCAACCCGCTGGACATGCAGCCGCAGGACTTCGTGTGCGACTTTACGGGCCGCACCTGGGACGGCACGTTCCCGCTGGTCGAGGGGCACCAGGGCAGCCTGATCTGCGGCGACGCACTCGCGGTGGCGTATACCGAGGTGGTGCTGCACGGCCAGTCGAGCATGCCCCAGGGTGCGACCTGCACGATGTGCCTAGAGGTCCGCGAGGAGCCGGGCTGGCAGAGCCCGGTGCCCGTAGGCGACCGCGACACGGGGGCGGTGATCTGCCGTCGCTGCATCCGCCAGAGCGCCACGCGGCTGCACAAGGACGCGGACTGGACCTGGACGAAGCCCGAATCCGCCGGGAAAAGTTGACGCGAACAATACCCTATTCTAGTGGGGCACGGGCGGACGCATCTTTCCTAGCTTGAACTGTGTATTGTCCTATAATAACCAATCTGACAGGCTCTCATAGATTCTCTCGCCATTTGGCAGGTACACGCTTGCCCTAATGTCGGCTGGCGGTATTCTTCGCCCACTCGCGCCTATTGAGGCGCGGCTTGCGTTCTCGGAGCAGAGAGAGGAAATCAAAGATGAAGACGCGCCTCATTGCCGTGGCGGTGCTTGCCGCAGCGGGCACCGCGGTCGCCCAGCCGAAGGAGTACACCTTCAACTGGAACTTCGGCGACACCAGCCATAACGACCGCGGCGGCCGCATCGACTCGATCACCAGCACCTACAACGAGAAGACCGAGCGGTTCACGTGGGACGTGACGTTCAGCGACCAGATCACCGACGGCTACACGCTCGTCGTGAGCCCGGGCGACAACCCCAAGGGCATCACGGGCGAGCTGGCGATGATCTACCTCGACGCGTCCGAGTTCGTCGACGGCGGCTCGGGTGACATCGTCACCAGCGTCTACGGCTACAACGGCCAGAACGGGGCCACAAGCCACATCGACGGCGACGCCTCCACTCCCGGCACGCAGACTCCCGGCCGCATCCAGACGTCGATCTACGACAGCTTCGTCAACGGCGTCTCGGTCGTCGACAACGTCGACGGCAGCCGCACCTTCTCGCTGGATATTGACGCGAGCGTCATCCAGGACGCGTTCCCGCCGCCCCCCGGTGGCGACTGGACGGGCGTGGCCTTCGGTGAGGAGATCGGCGTCTGGTTCCACCCGTTCAAGAACCTGGACACGACCTACTTCGGCGCGGGTGATGCCGGCGACGGCTTCCTGAACACTTGGTCGGGCAGGGACGGCTGGCTGGACCTGCGCGATCAGGGCACGTCCTTTGTCATCGTGCCGCTGCCGACCTCCGCGGCCCTCGCCGCCGTCGGCCTCGGCATCGTGGGCCTGCGTCGCCGCCGCTAGTCACCAGATCTTCCGTTCCGGCGAACGCAACGAACGCCCCCGCCAGCTGGTGGGGGCGTTTTGCGTAGTGCGCTCTCGGGCCGCCCGGCGATGCGAGCTACCGAGCAATCCTCGGCTGGAGCTCGCGAACAAGATTCCCTGCTGCCGCGGCGCGATGGCTGATGCGGTTCTTCTCGGCGACGCCGAGTTGTGCGCTGGTGGCGTTGAACGCCGGCGCGACCAAGAACAACGGGTCGTAGCCGAAGCCACCGTCCCCGGCGGGCACCGCGGGCGGCACGCCGATGCGTCCCTCGAACGTGCCCTCGGCGGTCGCCAACAGGCCGCCCGCTGCGTCGACGAGCACCATCGCGCACACGAACCTGGCGGACCGCGCGTCGGCGGGCACGCCCTCGAGTTCCCGCAGCAGCCGGGCGTTGTTGGCCGCGTCCCGCTCGCCGCGGCTCGCGCCGGTCTCGCGGCCGTCGGTCGCG includes these proteins:
- a CDS encoding non-canonical purine NTP pyrophosphatase, encoding MARPASLDPAIDVVLATNNPGKVAELRPIFAALGLRVIGLGEVATPTTEPAEDGTTFLENATIKARGYAVQVGRPCLADDSGLIVDALGGRPGVISSHFATDGRETGASRGERDAANNARLLRELEGVPADARSARFVCAMVLVDAAGGLLATAEGTFEGRIGVPPAVPAGDGGFGYDPLFLVAPAFNATSAQLGVAEKNRISHRAAAAGNLVRELQPRIAR
- a CDS encoding NAD(+)/NADH kinase, whose protein sequence is MAPQTTQPADTDAERLDGRRLRVALVVNAGKPDAVDAAPVVREAIESHAELLGRYDTLDDGASLGGVGGAPRADLAIVLGGDGTLLGLGSRAVETGAALLGVNFGKLGFLAEFDLDGFLRHAPRVLSETMPLRDVAALEVEIVRNGEAALRATVLNDVAICNGAPFRMIDLRVEIDGQPGPRVAGDGLIVSTPTGSTAYNAAAGGPILEPTLPAMVMTPIAAHSLSFRPIVVPAASTISIGAERINENDGLGTSAVLDGQRVEPLEPGDVVRVRVAGRPLRLVVNPDMGYWERLISKMRWAERPGSG